The Xiphophorus maculatus strain JP 163 A chromosome 23, X_maculatus-5.0-male, whole genome shotgun sequence genome contains a region encoding:
- the LOC102223943 gene encoding phospholipase D3-like isoform X1 has translation MPMVLRSRRSNRVELEPTPRRRSTRPHLNRHYEDADESEPEAIPSQVMERREAELEEEAAEETDQRELKGCRVVLDPLHIDERTQRKEIEEKEDMNRKGGKPVSRIPTYQKRPGSGGQAAERMGGGSQGAERPGNGGQAAERPGNGGQAAERPGNGGQAAERMGNGGQVAERPGSGGQTAERQGGGSQTTDPPSPRKDGPVHVAQSSVRAGSVSVETFKSKLPEVGELALPPPSVRVPSFITPSMSSNAEQAAAADHTSAIAAPKTKSISESTQGVMIASPRPPLRPEQDKNKRSKTKVGSTPEGLLSSLLQESVLSQKPDEKHPGMTLSACGDTEKSEEKADVAVVEQTECIMEEEPPWEPVKATESQSSRSSSDADLATERSDDNDSENVEEHQEPLESQTKLPDSEVEEPCMDDSTSYEEPKKAASEKTTQSTKRSMCSAVSLFLLLLVGGLGLHVWFYGLPTSVAQLAAQLELHRLEGVGLVPEHCSSDCRVQLVESIPVGLYPSSSSPGPSIADSWLRLLDEADSSVHIAAFYFTLRDSDVQSANPSDFRGRKVFEQLKKLESRGVKLQIAVNAPQTSTQDTAELSAAGAQVRGVNLSAVTGGIVHTKLWVVDQKHFYLGSANMDWRSLSQVKEVGLSVEDCSCLAQDAFRLFGVYWAIGGAQSGSLPPFWPARLSALSSADQPLDLNFNGVPAQVYLSSAPPPISARGRSDDLSTILSVIDDAQKFIHISVMDYLPLSQYTEPVQFWPAIDSRLRAAACTRGVQVRLMVSCWEHSPASMFIFLQSLLVLSRAPLQCNIDVKIFTVPSTEEQMKIPFARVNHAKYMVTDRVLYIGTSNWSQNYFTHTAGVGLVVNQTGPAVKEGQQTLPSQAEQLFLRDWDSDYASQLRVDDLDVCPQRRGFVQQ, from the exons ATGCCGATGGTGCTGCGGTCCAGACGGTCGAATCGGGTCGAGTTAGAGCCAACGCCGAGGCGGAGGTCGACACGCCCGCATCTGAATCGGCATTATGAG GATGCCGATGAGTCGGAGCCTGAGGCCATCCCGAGCCAAGTGATGGAGAGACGTGAggcagagctggaggaggaagctGCTGAGGAGACGGACCAACGG GAACTGAAGGGTTGCCGGGTTGTTCTGGATCCACTCCACATAGATGAAAGGACCCAGAGGAAAGAAATCGAGGAGAAAGAAGATATGAACCGAAAAGGTGGGAAACCAGTCTCCCGAATCCCCACTTACCAGAAGCGACCGGGCAGCGGAGGTCAGGCCGCCGAGCGAATGGGCGGCGGAAGTCAGGGTGCCGAGCGACCGGGCAACGGAGGTCAAGCCGCTGAGCGACCGGGCAACGGAGGTCAAGCCGCTGAGCGACCGGGCAACGGAGGTCAAGCCGCTGAGCGAATGGGCAACGGAGGTCAGGTCGCCGAGCGACCGGGCAGCGGAGGTCAGACTGCCGAGCGACAGGGTGGAGGAAGTCAGACCACCGATCCTCCCTCTCCCAGAAAAGACGGCCCCGTTCACGTAGCGCAATCTTCTGTCAGAGCCGGAAGTGTGAGCGTGGAAACTTTCAAGTCCAAACTCCCCGAGGTCGGAGAATTGGCGCTGCCTCCTCCGTCCGTCCGTGTTCCCAGCTTTATCACGCCCTCAATGTCCAGCAACGCGGAACAAGCTGCCGCAGCGGATCACACCTCTGCCATCGCCGCCCCGAAAACCAAGAGTATCTCAGAGTCTACTCAGGGTGTCATGATTGCCAGCCCCAGACCTCCTCTCAGGCCAGAGCAAGACAAGAACAAACGCTCCAAAACTAAAGTGGGTAGCACACCAGAAGGACTTCTGAGTTCCCTCCTGCAGGAGAGCGTCCTCAGCCAGAAGCCAGACGAAAAACACCCAGGGATGACCCTCTCCGCCTGCGGAGACACCGAGAAATCTGAAGAGAAGGCTGACGTCGCTGTGGTCGAGCAGACGGAGTGCATTATGGAAGAAGAACCGCCTTGGGAGCCGGTGAAAGCAACTGAATCCCAGAGCAGCCGATCGTCTTCGGACGCCGACCTGGCAACCGAAAGATCCGATGACAACGATTCAGAGAATGTCGAGGAACATCAGGAACCGCTCGAAAGCCAAACAAAGCTTCCAGATTCTGAAGTAGAAGAACCCTGTATGGATGACTCCACCTCTTATGAGGAACCAAAAAAAGCAGCTAGTGAGAAGACCACCCAGTCCACTAAG AGGTCGATGTGCTCTGCcgtttctctcttccttttgCTGCTGGTGGGAGGGCTCGGCCTGCACGTCTGGTTCTATGGGCTTCCCACGTCCGTGGCTCAGCTAGCGGCGCAGCTGGAGCTGCACCGGCTGGAGGGCGTCGGCTTGGTGCCGGAGCACTGTAGCTCAGACTGCCG AGTGCAGCTGGTGGAGAGCATCCCCGTCGGCCTGTACCCGTCCTCCTCGTCGCCCGGGCCGAGCATCGCAGACAGCTGGCTCCGTCTGCTGGACGAGGCCGACAGCTCGGTCCACATCGCTGCGTTTTACTTTACGCTGCGAGACAGTGACGTCCAATCAGCCAACCCCTCAGACTTCCGG GGGAGGAAAGTCTTCGAGCAGCTCAAGAAACTTGAATCCAGAGGCGTGAAACTCCAGATTGCTGTCAACGCCCCTCAAACCTCAACGCAGGACACAGCAGAACTGAGCGCAGCAG GTGCACAGGTCAGAGGGGTGAACCTGAGCGCCGTGACTGGAGGCATCGTTCACACCAAGCTCTGGGTCGTGGACCAGAAGCATTTCTACCTGGGCAGCGCTAACATGGACTGGCGCTCTCTCAGTCAG gtGAAGGAGGTGGGTCTGTCAGTGGAGGACTGCAGCTGCCTGGCTCAGGATGCCTTTCGGCTCTTTGGGGTGTACTGGGCCATCGGGGGGGCCCAGAGCGGCTCCCTCCCTCCGTTCTGGCCCGCCCGTCTGTCCGCTCTGTCCAGCGCCGACCAACCTCTGGACCTAAACTTTAACGGAGTCCCTGCTCAGGTCTACCTGTCT AGCGCGCCGCCACCCATCTCAGCCAGAGGGCGCTCCGACGATCTGTCCACCATCCTGTCGGTCATCGACGACGCCCAGAAGTTCATCCACATATCGGTCATGGACTACCTCCCTCTGTCTCAGTACACAGAGCCAGTACA GTTCTGGCCCGCCATCGACTCCAGGCTGCGCGCCGCAGCGTGCACCAGAGGGGTGCAGGTCAGACTGATGGTCAGCTGCTGGGAGCACTCGCCGGCCTCCATGTTCATCTTCCTGCAGTCCCTGCTGGTGCTCAGCAGGGCTCCCCTCCAATGCAACATTGATGTG AAAATCTTTACGGTGCCGTCAACAGAAGAGCAGATGAAGATCCCCTTCGCACGGGTCAATCACGCCAAATACATGGTGACGGACAGAGTGCTCTATATAG GCACGTCCAACTGGTCACAGAACTACTTCACGCACACGGCCGGCGTGGGCCTGGTGGTGAACCAGACCGGCCCGGCCGTAAAAGAGGGCCAGCAGACGCTGCCCAGCCAGGCGGAGCAGCTCTTCCTCCGGGACTGGGACTCCGACTACGCCAGCCAGCTCCGTGTGGACGACCTGGACGTCTGTCCCCAGAGACGGGGCTTTGTCCAGCAGTGA
- the LOC102223943 gene encoding phospholipase D3-like isoform X2, whose product MDADESEPEAIPSQVMERREAELEEEAAEETDQRELKGCRVVLDPLHIDERTQRKEIEEKEDMNRKGGKPVSRIPTYQKRPGSGGQAAERMGGGSQGAERPGNGGQAAERPGNGGQAAERPGNGGQAAERMGNGGQVAERPGSGGQTAERQGGGSQTTDPPSPRKDGPVHVAQSSVRAGSVSVETFKSKLPEVGELALPPPSVRVPSFITPSMSSNAEQAAAADHTSAIAAPKTKSISESTQGVMIASPRPPLRPEQDKNKRSKTKVGSTPEGLLSSLLQESVLSQKPDEKHPGMTLSACGDTEKSEEKADVAVVEQTECIMEEEPPWEPVKATESQSSRSSSDADLATERSDDNDSENVEEHQEPLESQTKLPDSEVEEPCMDDSTSYEEPKKAASEKTTQSTKRSMCSAVSLFLLLLVGGLGLHVWFYGLPTSVAQLAAQLELHRLEGVGLVPEHCSSDCRVQLVESIPVGLYPSSSSPGPSIADSWLRLLDEADSSVHIAAFYFTLRDSDVQSANPSDFRGRKVFEQLKKLESRGVKLQIAVNAPQTSTQDTAELSAAGAQVRGVNLSAVTGGIVHTKLWVVDQKHFYLGSANMDWRSLSQVKEVGLSVEDCSCLAQDAFRLFGVYWAIGGAQSGSLPPFWPARLSALSSADQPLDLNFNGVPAQVYLSSAPPPISARGRSDDLSTILSVIDDAQKFIHISVMDYLPLSQYTEPVQFWPAIDSRLRAAACTRGVQVRLMVSCWEHSPASMFIFLQSLLVLSRAPLQCNIDVKIFTVPSTEEQMKIPFARVNHAKYMVTDRVLYIGTSNWSQNYFTHTAGVGLVVNQTGPAVKEGQQTLPSQAEQLFLRDWDSDYASQLRVDDLDVCPQRRGFVQQ is encoded by the exons ATG GATGCCGATGAGTCGGAGCCTGAGGCCATCCCGAGCCAAGTGATGGAGAGACGTGAggcagagctggaggaggaagctGCTGAGGAGACGGACCAACGG GAACTGAAGGGTTGCCGGGTTGTTCTGGATCCACTCCACATAGATGAAAGGACCCAGAGGAAAGAAATCGAGGAGAAAGAAGATATGAACCGAAAAGGTGGGAAACCAGTCTCCCGAATCCCCACTTACCAGAAGCGACCGGGCAGCGGAGGTCAGGCCGCCGAGCGAATGGGCGGCGGAAGTCAGGGTGCCGAGCGACCGGGCAACGGAGGTCAAGCCGCTGAGCGACCGGGCAACGGAGGTCAAGCCGCTGAGCGACCGGGCAACGGAGGTCAAGCCGCTGAGCGAATGGGCAACGGAGGTCAGGTCGCCGAGCGACCGGGCAGCGGAGGTCAGACTGCCGAGCGACAGGGTGGAGGAAGTCAGACCACCGATCCTCCCTCTCCCAGAAAAGACGGCCCCGTTCACGTAGCGCAATCTTCTGTCAGAGCCGGAAGTGTGAGCGTGGAAACTTTCAAGTCCAAACTCCCCGAGGTCGGAGAATTGGCGCTGCCTCCTCCGTCCGTCCGTGTTCCCAGCTTTATCACGCCCTCAATGTCCAGCAACGCGGAACAAGCTGCCGCAGCGGATCACACCTCTGCCATCGCCGCCCCGAAAACCAAGAGTATCTCAGAGTCTACTCAGGGTGTCATGATTGCCAGCCCCAGACCTCCTCTCAGGCCAGAGCAAGACAAGAACAAACGCTCCAAAACTAAAGTGGGTAGCACACCAGAAGGACTTCTGAGTTCCCTCCTGCAGGAGAGCGTCCTCAGCCAGAAGCCAGACGAAAAACACCCAGGGATGACCCTCTCCGCCTGCGGAGACACCGAGAAATCTGAAGAGAAGGCTGACGTCGCTGTGGTCGAGCAGACGGAGTGCATTATGGAAGAAGAACCGCCTTGGGAGCCGGTGAAAGCAACTGAATCCCAGAGCAGCCGATCGTCTTCGGACGCCGACCTGGCAACCGAAAGATCCGATGACAACGATTCAGAGAATGTCGAGGAACATCAGGAACCGCTCGAAAGCCAAACAAAGCTTCCAGATTCTGAAGTAGAAGAACCCTGTATGGATGACTCCACCTCTTATGAGGAACCAAAAAAAGCAGCTAGTGAGAAGACCACCCAGTCCACTAAG AGGTCGATGTGCTCTGCcgtttctctcttccttttgCTGCTGGTGGGAGGGCTCGGCCTGCACGTCTGGTTCTATGGGCTTCCCACGTCCGTGGCTCAGCTAGCGGCGCAGCTGGAGCTGCACCGGCTGGAGGGCGTCGGCTTGGTGCCGGAGCACTGTAGCTCAGACTGCCG AGTGCAGCTGGTGGAGAGCATCCCCGTCGGCCTGTACCCGTCCTCCTCGTCGCCCGGGCCGAGCATCGCAGACAGCTGGCTCCGTCTGCTGGACGAGGCCGACAGCTCGGTCCACATCGCTGCGTTTTACTTTACGCTGCGAGACAGTGACGTCCAATCAGCCAACCCCTCAGACTTCCGG GGGAGGAAAGTCTTCGAGCAGCTCAAGAAACTTGAATCCAGAGGCGTGAAACTCCAGATTGCTGTCAACGCCCCTCAAACCTCAACGCAGGACACAGCAGAACTGAGCGCAGCAG GTGCACAGGTCAGAGGGGTGAACCTGAGCGCCGTGACTGGAGGCATCGTTCACACCAAGCTCTGGGTCGTGGACCAGAAGCATTTCTACCTGGGCAGCGCTAACATGGACTGGCGCTCTCTCAGTCAG gtGAAGGAGGTGGGTCTGTCAGTGGAGGACTGCAGCTGCCTGGCTCAGGATGCCTTTCGGCTCTTTGGGGTGTACTGGGCCATCGGGGGGGCCCAGAGCGGCTCCCTCCCTCCGTTCTGGCCCGCCCGTCTGTCCGCTCTGTCCAGCGCCGACCAACCTCTGGACCTAAACTTTAACGGAGTCCCTGCTCAGGTCTACCTGTCT AGCGCGCCGCCACCCATCTCAGCCAGAGGGCGCTCCGACGATCTGTCCACCATCCTGTCGGTCATCGACGACGCCCAGAAGTTCATCCACATATCGGTCATGGACTACCTCCCTCTGTCTCAGTACACAGAGCCAGTACA GTTCTGGCCCGCCATCGACTCCAGGCTGCGCGCCGCAGCGTGCACCAGAGGGGTGCAGGTCAGACTGATGGTCAGCTGCTGGGAGCACTCGCCGGCCTCCATGTTCATCTTCCTGCAGTCCCTGCTGGTGCTCAGCAGGGCTCCCCTCCAATGCAACATTGATGTG AAAATCTTTACGGTGCCGTCAACAGAAGAGCAGATGAAGATCCCCTTCGCACGGGTCAATCACGCCAAATACATGGTGACGGACAGAGTGCTCTATATAG GCACGTCCAACTGGTCACAGAACTACTTCACGCACACGGCCGGCGTGGGCCTGGTGGTGAACCAGACCGGCCCGGCCGTAAAAGAGGGCCAGCAGACGCTGCCCAGCCAGGCGGAGCAGCTCTTCCTCCGGGACTGGGACTCCGACTACGCCAGCCAGCTCCGTGTGGACGACCTGGACGTCTGTCCCCAGAGACGGGGCTTTGTCCAGCAGTGA
- the smim19 gene encoding small integral membrane protein 19 isoform X1, which produces MGGRGLLGNQPDSIDYSVHEAWNEATNVYLLVILVSFGLLIYARKNKRKIMRIFTLPPTVGSSPEPNFYDSLQKLGSSNSSSSSRLTVCSSPWNEKRRFQPLLMSSSLPDGGGLGLLSGSEMVRSGHSWMDDWTLAESEGISSACRGESTNKRGRARRI; this is translated from the exons ATGGGAGGTCGCGGACTTCTGGGGAACCAGCCGGACTCCATAGACTACTCGGTGCATGAAGCCTGGAACGAGGCTACAAATGTCTACCTGCTCGTCATCCTGGTCAGCTTCGGCCTGCTCATCTACGCAAGAAA AAACAAGAGGAAGATCATGCGGATCTTCACGCTGCCTCCCACCGTCGGCAGCAGCCCGGAGCCCAACTTCTACGACAGCCTGCAGAAG CTAGGAAGTtcgaacagcagcagcagcagcagactgaCAGTGTGCAGCTCTCCATGGAATGAGAAACGACGTTTTCAGCCCCTTCTCATGAGTTCCAGTCTCCCAGACGGAGGTGGACTTGGACTCCTGTCAGGATCAGAGATGGTCAGGAGCGGACACAGCTGGATGGACGATTGGACATTAGCAGAGAGTGAAGGCATCTCTTCGGCCTGCAGAGGGGAGAGCACAAATAAGCGAGGGAGAGCGCGGAGAATTTAA
- the smim19 gene encoding small integral membrane protein 19 isoform X2 — MGGRGLLGNQPDSIDYSVHEAWNEATNVYLLVILVSFGLLIYARKNKRKIMRIFTLPPTVGSSPEPNFYDSLQKVRLRQQLEMYSLARKFEQQQQQQTDSVQLSME, encoded by the exons ATGGGAGGTCGCGGACTTCTGGGGAACCAGCCGGACTCCATAGACTACTCGGTGCATGAAGCCTGGAACGAGGCTACAAATGTCTACCTGCTCGTCATCCTGGTCAGCTTCGGCCTGCTCATCTACGCAAGAAA AAACAAGAGGAAGATCATGCGGATCTTCACGCTGCCTCCCACCGTCGGCAGCAGCCCGGAGCCCAACTTCTACGACAGCCTGCAGAAGGTGCGGCTGCGGCAGCAGCTTGAGATGTACTCTCTGG CTAGGAAGTtcgaacagcagcagcagcagcagactgaCAGTGTGCAGCTCTCCATGGAATGA
- the fam199x gene encoding protein FAM199X: MSESLYEKFLAPEEPFPLLSQRANLSDVGTLDVSEFSCRLSSCHRTDPLHRFHSNRWNLTSCGTSVASSECSEELFSSVSVGDQDDCYSLLDDQELTSLDLFPEGSVCSDVSSSISTYWDWSDSEFEWQLPGSDFASGSDVLSDIIPSVPSSPCLFSKRKPKSHTHRNLDELPWSAMTNDEQVEYIEYLSRKVSTEMGLREQLDIIKIIDPCAQISPTDSEFIIELNCLTDEKLKQVRSYIREHSPRLRASSTREGWKRSSHSSASTGGVSGVSSSNASMVSSASSSTGSTASNSMAGGTASACSGSNISRAHSDGNLSSAAERIRDSKKRSKQRKLQQKALRKRQLKEQRQARKEHLSGLFLNEEVLSLRVTEEDDHGDDLDILM, encoded by the exons ATGTCTGAATCTCTGTACGAGAAGTTTCTGGCCCCAGAGGAGCCGTTCCCTCTCCTCTCCCAAAGAGCCAACCTCAGCGATGTGGGAACGCTGGACGTCAGCGAGTTCAGCTGTCGGCTCTCGTCTTGTCACAGAACAGACCCTCTGCACCGTTTCCACAGCAACAG GTGGAACCTCACTTCCTGTGGGACCAGCGTAGCCAGCTCAGAGTGCAGCGAGGAGCTCTTCTCCTCCGTGTCGGTCGGCGATCAGGACGACTGCTACTCCCTGCTGGACGACCAGGAACTGACGTCCCTGGATCTGTTTCCGGAGGGCAGCGTCTGCAGCGACGTCTCGTCCTCCATCAGCACGTACTGGGACTGGTCCGACAGCGAATTTGAGTGGCAG TTGCCGGGAAGCGACTTTGCCAGCGGCAGCGACGTCCTGTCCGACATAATCCCAAGCGTGCCGAGTTCACCGTGTCTGTTCTCCAAGAGGAAACCGAAATCACACACCCACCGCAACCTGGACGAGCTGCCCTGGAGCGCCATGACCAACGATGAGCAA GTGGAGTACATAGAGTATTTGAGTCGGAAGGTGAGCACAGAGATGGGCCTGAGGGAGCAGCTGGACATCATCAAGATCATCGACCCGTGCGCTCAGATCTCTCCCACCGACAGCGAGTTCATCATCGAGCTCAACTGCCTCACCGACGAGAAGCTCAAACAG GTGCGGAGCTACATCAGGGAGCACAGCCCCCGGCTGAGAGCCAGCAGCACCAGGGAGGGCTGGAAGAGGAGCAGCCACAGCAGCGCCAGCACCGGGGGGGTGAGCGGCGTCAGCAGCAGCAACGCCAGCATGGTCAGCTCCGCCAGCTCCTCCACGGGCTCCACGGCCTCCAACTCTATGGCCG GTGGCACCGCCTCAGCCTGCAGCGGGAGCAACATCAGCAGAGCTCACAGCGACGGAAACCTGtcgagcgccgccgaacgcatccGAGACTCTAAA AAGCGATCAAAGCAGCGGAAGCTTCAGCAGAAAGCGCTCCGCAAGCGTCAGCTGAAGGAGCAGCGGCAGGCACGTAAGGAGCACCTGAGCGGCCTCTTCCTGAACGAGGAGGTGCTGTCGCTACGGGTGACGGAGGAGGACGACCACGGAGACGACCTGGACATACTGATGTGA
- the LOC102223246 gene encoding COMM domain-containing protein 5-like, which translates to MSSSNVKDSSFLGGRIPPEIESMSKNLKDVDQELFRKLLKVVVSALEGKDCREVMKSVAESSVIPQERLSHIIAGMHRVLSEAIRIPASLLKQEAFKEDLRELRIPEDFITDFSSVVFGNRRATLEAASSQNDPHLPTLEEFKWRVDVSISTSSLARALQPSVLMQLKLSDGSFQRFEVPVSKFQELRYNVALILKEMNDLEKRSILKIQD; encoded by the exons ATGTCTTCAAGCAACGTAAAAGACTCTAGCTTCTTGGGAGGTAGAATACCACCGGAAATAGAGTCAATGTCGAAAAACCTGAAGGATGTGGATCAAGAGTTGTTTAGAAAACTCCTCAAAG TTGTGGTCAGTGCTCTGGAGGGCAAAGACTGCAGGGAGGTGATGAAGTCAGTTGCTGAAAGCAGCGTCATCCCACAAGAGAGGCTCAGTCACATCATCGCGGGGATGCACAGAGTTCTCTCAGAGGCCATCCGCATCCCAGCATCCCTACTGAAACAGGAG gCCTTTAAGGAAGATCTGCGAGAGCTTAG GATACCAGAAGACTTCATCACAGATTTCTCCAGTGTGGTTTTTGGAAATCG ACGTGCGACTCTGGAAGCGGCTTCCTCTCAGAATGACCCTCACCTCCCCACGCTGGAGGAATTCAAATGGAGAGTGGACGTTTCCATTTCTACAAG CTCGTTGGCCAGAGCCCTGCAGCCGTCCGTTCTGATGCAGCTGAAGCTGTCGGATGGGAGCTTCCAGCGCTTTGAG GTGCCCGTGTCAAAATTCCAGGAGCTGCGTTACAACGTCGCTTTGATTCTTAAAGAAATGAACGACTTGGAAAAAAGGAGCATCCTGAAGATCCAGGACTGA
- the lonrf3 gene encoding LON peptidase N-terminal domain and RING finger protein 3 — translation MGTECESMLHLAAEAFRANNFELAADIYECQLACALDPGSRLELMVKRADALAFGGKVAEAFEVYRQASEIDKLKPAHLSNLVGYLSDSIRRQDRGGSLGSRWRTGSGSGSGFEDFSCGICLSFLFEPVTLPCGHCFCKKCLERERKEKERPVVCKECRDSSRLADLQTYRVNVVLSSLLAKWFPSFQQAGRLRREGNGLYAERKMEAALEKYNQAILTAPTDHILFSNRSQIHSSLKHHDWSLRDAEMACRLMPFWSKGHVRKAQALVSLGRTDDALKEYLICLSLEPDCRLAKAEAHKLLSDFLAPVTDQVPEHISGCTNVLSSRAHIKSSVTEPIQTVSPGLLFTELPPSAAGRSDGSLRKTDSNLLKRKRRDVEEEGEPQEEISHQKKSNCEPTQGLDSLGSVSSDLLDPTDLECSLCMRLFYEPVTTPCGHTFCLQCLERCLDHNPKCPLCKEELSEYLVQRQYCKTVLMENLISKYLPSEFIERQKMHEEEMAELSNLNKSVPIFVCTMAFPTVPCPLHIFEPCYRLMIRRCMETGTNCFGMCLGDDLKGFVGYGCLLEIRDVKFFSDGRSVVDTIGRRRFKIIQHRERDGYNTADVEYLEDVKVEGIAERELQSLHDAVYDQALVWVDSLKAEQKQRIEGHFGPMPRKDSELQASPNGPSWCWWLLAVLPLEGRAQLPFLALTSLKDRLSGIRKVLLFMSQSRPR, via the exons ATGGGGACTGAGTGCGAGAGCATGCTGCATCTGGCAGCGGAAGCTTTCCGGGCGAACAACTTCGAGCTGGCGGCGGATATTTACGAGTGCCAGCTGGCGTGTGCCCTGGACCCTGGGAGCCGGCTGGAGCTGATGGTGAAGCGGGCTGACGCGCTCGCCTTCGGGGGCAAAGTGGCGGAAGCTTTCGAGGTGTACCGACAAGCCTCTGAGATAGACAAACTCAAACCCGCTCACCTGTCCAACCTCGTCGGGTACCTGTCGGACAGTATCCGGAGACAGGACCGGGGTGGGAGTCTCGGCAGCCGCTGGAGGACGGGCTCCGGGTCAGGTAGCGGGTTTGAGGACTTCTCCTGCGGGATATGTCTGAGCTTTCTGTTCGAGCCGGTGACTCTGCCGTGCGGACACTGCTTCTGTAAGAAGTGTctggagagggagaggaaggagaaggagCGGCCGGTGGTGTGTAAGGAGTGCAGGGACAGCTCCAGGCTGGCCGACCTCCAGACTTACAGGGTGAACGTGGTGCTCAGCAGCCTGCTGGCCAAGTGGTTCCCCAGCTTCCAGCAGGCCGGCCGGCTGAGGCGGGAGGGGAACGGGCTGTACGCCGAGAGGAAGATGGAAGCAGCGCTGGAGAAGTACAACCAAGCCATACTGACAG CACCCACAGACCACATCCTGTTCAGTAACCGCTCTCAGATCCACTCCAGTCTGAAGCACCATGACTGGTCTCTGAGGGACGCAGAGATGGCCTGCAGACTGATGCCCTTCTGGTCCAAG GGTCATGTTCGTAAGGCCCAGGCCTTGGTGTCATTGGGCAGGACTGATGATGCTCTGAAGGAGTACCTGATCTGTCTGTCCTTAGAGCCGGACTGTAGACTGGCTAAGGCTGAAGCTCACAAG CTCCTAAGTGACTTCCTGGCTCCAGTCACCGATCAGGTTCCTGAACACATCTCGGGCTGCACCAACGTCCTGTCTTCCAGAGCACACATCAAAAGCAGCGTCACTGAACCCATCCAG acCGTCAGTCCTGGGTTGCTGTTTACAGAGCTTCCTCCATCAGCAGCTGGGAGGTCCGACGGGAGTCTCAGAAAAACCGACTCAAATCTCCTTAAACGGAAACGAAGGGACGTGGAAGAAGAGGGGGAACCACAGGAAGAAATCAGCCACCAGAAGAAATCCAATTGTG AACCAACCCAGGGCCTGGATTCTTTAGGCTCCGTGTCCAGTGACCTCTTGGACCCAACGGATCTGGAGTGTTCCCTCTGTATGAG GTTATTCTATGAGCCGGTAACAACGCCATGCGGGCACACTTTCTGTCTTCAGTGCCTGGAGAGATGCCTGGACCACAACCCCAAGTGTCCACTGTGCAAAGAAGAGTTGTCTGAG TACTTGGTCCAGAGGCAGTATTGTAAGACAGTATTAATGGAGAACCTGATATCGAAGTATCTTCCCTCTGAGTTCATTGAGAGACAGAAAATGCATGAGGAGGAGATGGCTGAGCTCTCCAA TCTCAATAAAAGCGTGCCTATATTCGTGTGCACCATGGCCTTCCCCACCGTGCCGTGTCCCCTCCACATCTTCGAGCCCTGCTACCGACTGATGATTCGCAGGTGCATGGAGACGGGAACCAACTGCTTCGGCATGTGTCTGGGAGACGACCTCAAAGG ATTCGTCGGCTACGGGTGTCTGCTGGAGATCCGCGACGTCAAGTTCTTCTCGGACGGCCGATCAGTGGTGGACACGATCGGTAGACGGAGGTTTAAAATCATTCAGCACCGCGAGAGGGACGGATACAACACGGCAGATGTGGAGTATCTGGAGGATGTGAAG GTGGAGGGCATAGCAGAGCGTGAGCTGCAGTCGCTACATGATGCAGTGTACGACCAGGCTCTGGTCTGGGTCGACTCTCTGAAAGCTGAGCAGAAGCAACGCATCGAAGGACACTTTGGACCAATGCCTAGGAAAGACTCCGAACTCCAG GCCAGCCCCAACGGCCCCTCCTGGTGCTGGTGGCTACTGGCTGTTCTCCCTCTAGAGGGCCGGGCCCAGCTGCCGTTCCTCGCCCTCACCTCCCTGAAAGATCGCCTCAGCGGCATCCGCAAGGTCCTGCTCTTCATGTCGCAGAGCAGGCCCCGGTGA